Proteins found in one Salminus brasiliensis chromosome 13, fSalBra1.hap2, whole genome shotgun sequence genomic segment:
- the lyve1b gene encoding lymphatic vessel endothelial hyaluronic receptor 1b, with the protein MKSSMGLTLCCLLSLVLCTASLDLSQIEVYPENGGISGVFMAMLKNKAYSFNASTATEVCRSLSARIATKAEVEMAHRDGLETCRFGWVEENIVVVPRINQHEKCGKNKVGVVSWFTSTSRLFEVFCFNSTGQSEVTTTTTPATTNPVDRGPQDNTTFPRPIQSTASNKNFLSPSSSVPSTSSGFSTSVAYTSFPSTVSSMATRSPPSLSPSTAHYPISTSSSSSTAPYSSTTLFTHLLTYSSSLNSSSNQTGPPALDISTASFGEVPTACVVIAVMLILMAAAGAVWYFKIKRSHRLPPWVRIRHKDMVETEMWKHIEQKQTGKNKEKRSSSEDIPLQLEDTDSA; encoded by the exons ATGAAGTCTAGTATGGGTTTAACTCTGTGCTGTCTTCTCTCTCTGGTGCTTTGCACAGCCAGTCTAGATCTCAGCCAGATTGAAG TTTACCCAGAAAATGGGGGAATCTCTGGAGTATTTATGGCCATGCTAAAGAACAAAGCGTACAGCTTCAATGCCAGTACAGCCACAGAGGTGTGCAGGTCTCTCAGTGCTAGAATAGCCACCAAAGCTGAAGTGGAAATGGCACACCGTGACGGCTTAGAGACGTGCAG GTTTGGTTGGGTGGAGGAGAATATTGTTGTTGTTCCTCGAATTAACCAACATGAAAAGTGTGGTAAAAACAAAGTCGGAGTTGTTAGTTGGTTTACTTCTACAAGCAGGTTGTTTGAAGTGTTTTGCTTCAATTCAACAG GTCAAAGCGAAGTAACGACAACCACCACTCCAGCAACGACAAACCCAGTCGACAGGGGCCCACAAGATAATACAACCTTTCCACGGCCCATTCAGTCTACTGCGTCTAACAAAaacttcctctctccctcctcttctGTTCCATCCACATCCTCTGGTTTCAGCACCTCTGTAGCCTACACATCCTTCCCCTCCACTGTCAGCAGCATGGCCACAAGAAGCCCTCCATCACTGTCACCCTCAACTGCTCATTACCCAATCTccacttcctcttcttcttctactgCGCCCTACTCTTCTACCACCCTGTTCACACATCTGCTCACCTATTCTTCCTCTTTAAACAGCTCGTCTAATCAAACAGGACCACCTGCACTGGACATATCCACCGCATCCTTTGGAG AGGTTCCAACAGCATGTGTtgtcattgctgtcatgctCATCTTGATGGCGGCAGCTGGTGCAGTTTGGTATTTTAAGAT TAAACGAAGCCATCGTCTTCCACCATGGGTGAGAATCCGACACAAAGACATGGTTGAAACTGAGATGTGGAAGCACATAGAGCAAAAACAGACCGGCAAAAATAAGGAGAAACGCAGCTCTTCAGAAGATATACCTCTCCAGCTGGAAGACACAGATTCAGCCTAA
- the rnf141 gene encoding RING finger protein 141, translating to MGQQISGQAMISRLPEKLVKHAGLVRDSGYLTYEEFLGRVAELNDVTAKLAAGQQKHLLFEVQPGSDASALWKVAVRIVCTKINKEDGMLEATRIMNLYQFIQLYKDITSQAAEVLAAEGAAECSSGQLSSAQSCQASMWMGRVKQLTDEEECCICMDGKADLILPCAHSFCQKCIDKWSGQSRNCPICRIQVTAANESWVMSDAPTEEDIASYILNLADEAGHPHRP from the exons ATGGGCCAGCAGATCTCTGGCCAGGCGATGATAAGCAGGCTTCCCGAGAAGCTGGTCAAGCATGCCGGACTAGTGCGGGACAGCGGCTACCTCACCTACGAGGAGTTCTTGGGCCGAGTTGCAGAGCTCAATGATGT AACTGCAAAGCTGGCTGCTGGCCAACAGAAGCATCTCCTTTTCGAAGTTCAGCCTGGATCTGATGCATCTGCCCTGTGGAAAGTAGCTGTGAGGATAGTATGCACTAAG ATTAACAAAGAGGACGGTATGTTGGAGGCCACACGTATTATGAACCTCTACCAGTTCATCCAGCTCTACAAAGACATAACCAGCCAAGCAGCAGAAGTGCTTGCAGCAGAGGGCGCTGCTGAGTGCTCATCCGGGCAGCTCTCCTCTGCACAGTCCTGCCAGGCCAGTATGTGGATGGGCAG GGTGAAACAGCTGACTGATGAAGAAGAGTGTTGCATCTGTATGGATGGGAAAGCAGACCTTATTCTGCCGTGTGCACACAGCTTCTGTCAGAAATGCATTGATAAGTG GAGCGGTCAAAGCCGAAACTGTCCCATCTGCCGGATTCAGGTAACCGCTGCCAACGAATCGTGGGTGATGTCGGACGCCCCCACCGAGGAGgacatagctagctacattcTCAATCTTGCTGATGAGGCTGGTCATCCTCACAGACCCTAA
- the ampd3b gene encoding AMP deaminase 3b isoform X2 gives MQRQFTKISLSEVDERVKLLAEKVYASAIKEENTRDVLSMFTVPEDCPIGLHQAKEHELRKELAEEHSAETVKRKKNFRLMRSQSISLQIPGASEWAMSVVAPLVTPDSTGPPVQDNGPEFQRVTISGDYCAGITVEDYEQAAKSLLKALFIREKYSRLAYHRFPRTTAKFLRSANNEKWSEEEEVLPDTIPSPTEGQDPYSVEDIPQNLNYILKIKDGIIYVYDDAEALTQEKPHSLPYPDMETFAIDMTHLLAMIADGPTKTYCHRRLNFLMSKFYLHEMLNEMAELKELKCVPHRDFYNVRKVDTHIHAAACMNQKHLLRFIQDTCNSEGDRVVMEKGGKKITLKQVFENLHMDPYDLTVDSLDVHAGRQTFHRFDKFNSKYNPVGASELREVYLKTDNCINGEYFARLIKEVAHDLEESKYQYAEPRLSIYGRSPGEWENLAKWFIQQKVYSPNMRWIIQVPRIYDIFRLKKIIPNFAKMLENIFLPLFEATVNPQKHKEMHVFLKYVTGFDSVDDESKHSDHMFSYKSPKPEEWTTEENPPYSYYLYHMYANIMVLNNLRKERGLSTFQFRPHCGEAGSITHLVSAFLTADNISHGLNLKKSPVLQYLFYLAQVPIAMSPLSNNSLFLEYSKNPLREFLHKGLCVSLSTDDPMQFHYTKEALMEEYAIAAQLWKLSTCDVCEIARNSVLQSGISHQEKKHFLGENYLEDGPDGNDIRRTNVAQIRMAYRHETLCNELSFLVDAVKSESIPAQGV, from the exons ATGCAGCGGCAGTTCACGAAGATATCCCTCAGTGAGGTGGATGAGCGTGTAAAGCTGCTGGCTGAGAAGGTCTATGCTTCAGCAATAAAGGAGGAGAACACCAGAGATGTCTTGTCAATGTTTACCGTGCCTGAAGACTGCCCCATTGGCCTACACCAGGCCAAGGAACACGAACTGCGCAAAGAATTGGCTGAGGAACATTCCGCAGAGACTGTCAAGAG GAAGAAGAATTTCAGACTGATGAGGTCACAGTCAATATCCCTTCAGATCCCTGGTGCCTCTGAATGGGCTATGTCTGTGGTCGCCCCTTTAGTCACCCCAGACTCCACCGGACCCCCAGTCCAAGACAACGGCCCTGAGTTCCAGAGAGTCACCATCAGTGGAGACTACTGTGCAGGG ATCACAGTCGAGGACTATGAGCAGGCAGCAAAAAGCCTACTCAAAGCATTATTCATCAGAGAGAAATATTCCCGTCTGGCATACCATCGCTTTCCTAGGACCACTGCCAAGTTTCTAAGAAGTGCCAATAATGAGAAATggagtgaggaggaggaagtTCTGCCAG ATACCATTCCCAGCCCAACTGAGGGCCAAGACCCGTACAGTGTGGAGGACATCCCGCAGAACCTGAACTACATCCTAAAGATAAAGGACGGGATCATATACGTGTATGATGATGCAGAAGCTTTGACTCAGGAGAAGCCACATAGTTTGCCTTACCCTGATATGGAGACCTTTGCTATTGACATGACTCATCTTCTCGCCATGATTGCTGACGGACCAAC GAAGACCTATTGCCACAGAAGGCTGAACTTCCTGATGTCCAAGTTTTATCTGCATGAGATGCTGAATGAGATGGCTGAGCTGAAGGAGCTAAAATGTGTCCCACACAGAGATTTCTACAACGTCAGGAAG GTAGACACTCACATCCACGCAGCGGCCTGTATGAATCAGAAGCACCTGCTCCGGTTCATCCAGGACACCTGTAATTCAGAGGGAGATCGGGTGGTGATGGAGAAGGGTGGAAAGAAGATCACCCTTAAACAGGTGTTCGAGAACCTGCACATGGATCCTTACGACCTTACAGTGGACTCGCTGGATGTGCACGCT GGCAGGCAAACGTTTCATCGGTTTGACAAGTTCAACTCCAAATACAACCCAGTGGGGGCTAGTGAGCTTCGGGAGGTCTACCTCAAAACCGACAACTGCATCAACGGAGAGTACTTTGCACGCCTTATAAAG GAAGTGGCTCATGATCTGGAGGAGAGTAAGTACCAGTATGCAGAGCCCCGTCTTTCCATCTATGGTCGCTCACCTGGTGAGTGGGAGAACCTGGCAAAATGGTTCATCCAGCAAAAGGTTTACTCTCCCAACATGAGATGGATCATACAGGTGCCAAGGATCTA TGACATTTTCAGATTGAAGAAGATCATTCCCAACTTTGCCAAGATGCTTGAAAACATCTTCCTCCCTTTGTTCGAGGCTACCGTTAACCCCCAGAAGCACAAGGAAATGCACGTCTTCCTGAAATAT GTGACAGGGTTTGACAGCGTGGATGATGAGTCCAAACACAGCGATCACATGTTTTCCTATAAGAGCCCGAAGCCGGAGGAGTGGACTACTGAGGAGAACCCACCCTACAGCTACTATCTCTACCATATGTACGCCAACATTATGGTGCTGAACAACCTGCGCAA GGAACGTGGCCTCAGCACCTTCCAGTTTCGCCCCCACTGTGGTGAAGCAGGATCCATCACTCATCTGGTGTCAGCCTTCCTGACTGCAGACAACATCTCTCATGGCCTCAACCTGAAAAAG AGTCCAGTTCTGCAATACCTGTTCTACCTGGCCCAGGTGCCCATTGCCATGTCCCCTCTCAGCAACAACAGCCTGTTCCTGGAGTACTCCAAGAACCCCCTCAGAGAGTTCCTACACAAGGGCCTTTGTGTCTCCCTGTCCACTGATGACCCGATGCAGTTCCATTACACCAAG GAAGCACTGATGGAGGAGTATGCTATCGCAGCACAGCTGTGGAAGCTCAGCACATGTGACGTCTGCGAAATCGCCAGGAACAGTGTTCTGCAAAGTGGTATCTCACATCAG GAGAAGAAACACTTCCTAGGTGAGAACTACCTAGAGGATGGACCAGATGGCAATGACATCCGGCGGACCAACGTGGCCCAGATCCGTATGGCCTACAGGCACGAGACCCTGTGCAATGAGCTCAGTTTTTTGGTAGACGCTGTGAAGTCTGAGAGTATTCCTGCGCAGGGTGTGTGA
- the ampd3b gene encoding AMP deaminase 3b isoform X1, which yields MDQNSLSNMKKRMGTLCKQQSTPILGKEMQRQFTKISLSEVDERVKLLAEKVYASAIKEENTRDVLSMFTVPEDCPIGLHQAKEHELRKELAEEHSAETVKRKKNFRLMRSQSISLQIPGASEWAMSVVAPLVTPDSTGPPVQDNGPEFQRVTISGDYCAGITVEDYEQAAKSLLKALFIREKYSRLAYHRFPRTTAKFLRSANNEKWSEEEEVLPDTIPSPTEGQDPYSVEDIPQNLNYILKIKDGIIYVYDDAEALTQEKPHSLPYPDMETFAIDMTHLLAMIADGPTKTYCHRRLNFLMSKFYLHEMLNEMAELKELKCVPHRDFYNVRKVDTHIHAAACMNQKHLLRFIQDTCNSEGDRVVMEKGGKKITLKQVFENLHMDPYDLTVDSLDVHAGRQTFHRFDKFNSKYNPVGASELREVYLKTDNCINGEYFARLIKEVAHDLEESKYQYAEPRLSIYGRSPGEWENLAKWFIQQKVYSPNMRWIIQVPRIYDIFRLKKIIPNFAKMLENIFLPLFEATVNPQKHKEMHVFLKYVTGFDSVDDESKHSDHMFSYKSPKPEEWTTEENPPYSYYLYHMYANIMVLNNLRKERGLSTFQFRPHCGEAGSITHLVSAFLTADNISHGLNLKKSPVLQYLFYLAQVPIAMSPLSNNSLFLEYSKNPLREFLHKGLCVSLSTDDPMQFHYTKEALMEEYAIAAQLWKLSTCDVCEIARNSVLQSGISHQEKKHFLGENYLEDGPDGNDIRRTNVAQIRMAYRHETLCNELSFLVDAVKSESIPAQGV from the exons AGATGCAGCGGCAGTTCACGAAGATATCCCTCAGTGAGGTGGATGAGCGTGTAAAGCTGCTGGCTGAGAAGGTCTATGCTTCAGCAATAAAGGAGGAGAACACCAGAGATGTCTTGTCAATGTTTACCGTGCCTGAAGACTGCCCCATTGGCCTACACCAGGCCAAGGAACACGAACTGCGCAAAGAATTGGCTGAGGAACATTCCGCAGAGACTGTCAAGAG GAAGAAGAATTTCAGACTGATGAGGTCACAGTCAATATCCCTTCAGATCCCTGGTGCCTCTGAATGGGCTATGTCTGTGGTCGCCCCTTTAGTCACCCCAGACTCCACCGGACCCCCAGTCCAAGACAACGGCCCTGAGTTCCAGAGAGTCACCATCAGTGGAGACTACTGTGCAGGG ATCACAGTCGAGGACTATGAGCAGGCAGCAAAAAGCCTACTCAAAGCATTATTCATCAGAGAGAAATATTCCCGTCTGGCATACCATCGCTTTCCTAGGACCACTGCCAAGTTTCTAAGAAGTGCCAATAATGAGAAATggagtgaggaggaggaagtTCTGCCAG ATACCATTCCCAGCCCAACTGAGGGCCAAGACCCGTACAGTGTGGAGGACATCCCGCAGAACCTGAACTACATCCTAAAGATAAAGGACGGGATCATATACGTGTATGATGATGCAGAAGCTTTGACTCAGGAGAAGCCACATAGTTTGCCTTACCCTGATATGGAGACCTTTGCTATTGACATGACTCATCTTCTCGCCATGATTGCTGACGGACCAAC GAAGACCTATTGCCACAGAAGGCTGAACTTCCTGATGTCCAAGTTTTATCTGCATGAGATGCTGAATGAGATGGCTGAGCTGAAGGAGCTAAAATGTGTCCCACACAGAGATTTCTACAACGTCAGGAAG GTAGACACTCACATCCACGCAGCGGCCTGTATGAATCAGAAGCACCTGCTCCGGTTCATCCAGGACACCTGTAATTCAGAGGGAGATCGGGTGGTGATGGAGAAGGGTGGAAAGAAGATCACCCTTAAACAGGTGTTCGAGAACCTGCACATGGATCCTTACGACCTTACAGTGGACTCGCTGGATGTGCACGCT GGCAGGCAAACGTTTCATCGGTTTGACAAGTTCAACTCCAAATACAACCCAGTGGGGGCTAGTGAGCTTCGGGAGGTCTACCTCAAAACCGACAACTGCATCAACGGAGAGTACTTTGCACGCCTTATAAAG GAAGTGGCTCATGATCTGGAGGAGAGTAAGTACCAGTATGCAGAGCCCCGTCTTTCCATCTATGGTCGCTCACCTGGTGAGTGGGAGAACCTGGCAAAATGGTTCATCCAGCAAAAGGTTTACTCTCCCAACATGAGATGGATCATACAGGTGCCAAGGATCTA TGACATTTTCAGATTGAAGAAGATCATTCCCAACTTTGCCAAGATGCTTGAAAACATCTTCCTCCCTTTGTTCGAGGCTACCGTTAACCCCCAGAAGCACAAGGAAATGCACGTCTTCCTGAAATAT GTGACAGGGTTTGACAGCGTGGATGATGAGTCCAAACACAGCGATCACATGTTTTCCTATAAGAGCCCGAAGCCGGAGGAGTGGACTACTGAGGAGAACCCACCCTACAGCTACTATCTCTACCATATGTACGCCAACATTATGGTGCTGAACAACCTGCGCAA GGAACGTGGCCTCAGCACCTTCCAGTTTCGCCCCCACTGTGGTGAAGCAGGATCCATCACTCATCTGGTGTCAGCCTTCCTGACTGCAGACAACATCTCTCATGGCCTCAACCTGAAAAAG AGTCCAGTTCTGCAATACCTGTTCTACCTGGCCCAGGTGCCCATTGCCATGTCCCCTCTCAGCAACAACAGCCTGTTCCTGGAGTACTCCAAGAACCCCCTCAGAGAGTTCCTACACAAGGGCCTTTGTGTCTCCCTGTCCACTGATGACCCGATGCAGTTCCATTACACCAAG GAAGCACTGATGGAGGAGTATGCTATCGCAGCACAGCTGTGGAAGCTCAGCACATGTGACGTCTGCGAAATCGCCAGGAACAGTGTTCTGCAAAGTGGTATCTCACATCAG GAGAAGAAACACTTCCTAGGTGAGAACTACCTAGAGGATGGACCAGATGGCAATGACATCCGGCGGACCAACGTGGCCCAGATCCGTATGGCCTACAGGCACGAGACCCTGTGCAATGAGCTCAGTTTTTTGGTAGACGCTGTGAAGTCTGAGAGTATTCCTGCGCAGGGTGTGTGA